Proteins encoded in a region of the Takifugu flavidus isolate HTHZ2018 chromosome 10, ASM371156v2, whole genome shotgun sequence genome:
- the ubr5 gene encoding E3 ubiquitin-protein ligase UBR5 isoform X1 gives MTSIHFVVHPLPGTEDQLNDRLREVSEKLNKYSYNSHPHLGLLEQATLKQCVVGPNHAGFLLEDGRVCRISFAVQPDRLELSKPDGSDGSKLSSGSGTGRSSRPGRTSDPPWFLSGSDTLGRLAGNTLGSRWSSGVNGGNGGGGSGGGAGGGGAGGGSSGGSGSGSGGGGGGTSGRSSTAARDSRRQTRVIRTGRDRGSGLLGSQPQPVIPASVIPEELITQAQVVLQGKSRSVIIRELQRTNLDVNLAVNNLLSRDDEDGDDGDDTASESYLPGAEDLMSLLDADIHSAHPSVIIDADAMFSEDISYFGYPSFRRSSLSRLGPSRVLLLPLERDSELLRERESVLRLRERRWLDGASFDTERGSTSREGEANLDKKSIPVQSPVSLGEELQWWPDKDGVKFVSIGAMFSELVAVSSKGELYQWKWTEPEPFRNAQNPSIHHPRVSFLGLANEKITLLSANSIRATVATETNKVATWVDETLSSMASKLEHSAQAFPELQGERMVSLNCCALYTCAQLENGLYWWGVVPFSQRKKMLEKARAKNKKPKSSAGMSSIPNITVGTQVCLRNNPLYHAGAVAFSVSAGIPKVGVLLESVWNMNDSCRFQLRSPESLKTMEKTAKTQEIKTESKPELVKTEMGPPPSPASTCSDTSSIASSASLPYKRRRSTPAPKEEEKVNEEQWPLREVVFVEDVKNVPVGKVLKVDGAYVAVKFPGTSSSVSNQSSAAPADSDPSSLLQDCRLLRIDELQVVKTGGTPKVPDCFQRTPKKLCIPEKAEILAVNVDSKGVHAVLKTGNWVRYCIFDLATGKAEQENNFPTSNLAFLGQSERNVAIFTAGQESPIILRDGNGTIYPMVKDCVGGIRDPDWLDLPPINSLGMGVHSLANLPSNSTIKKKAAIIIMAVEKQTLMQHVLRCDYEACRQYLVNLEQAFMLDQGSQALGALLDHRCDGNRNILHAAVSVCFPVSNKETKEEEEAERSERNTFAERLSAVEAIANAISVVSSNSSGNRTGSSSSRGLRLREMMRRSLRAAGVGRHESGPSSSDHQDPVSPPIAPPSWVPDPPPMDPDGDIDFILAPAVGSLTTASTGTSQGPSTSTIPGPSNESPVVESKDRKANAHLILKLMCDSVVLRPHLRELLSAKDARGMTPFMLAVSGRAYPAAITVLEAAQKMAKVGDPGITEKEDADSVFMEMICPSGTNPDDSPLYVLCCNDTCSFTWTGAEHINQDIFECRTCGLLESLCCCTECARVCHKGHDCKLKRTSPTAYCDCWEKCKCKTLIAGQKAARLDLLYRLLTTTNLVTTPNSRGEHILLFLVQTVARQSVEHCQYRPPRIREDRNRKATNAEDSDMPDHDLEPPRFAQLALERVLQDWNALKSMIMFGSEENKDPLSASSRIAHLLSEEQVYLNQQSGTIRLDCFTHCLIVKCAPDITFIDTLLSTLVRELQNKYTPGRREEAVNVTRRFLRSVARVFVILSVEMASSKKKNNFIPQPIGKCRRVFQALLPYAVEELCNVAESLIVPVRMGIARPTAPFTLASTSIDAVQGSEELFSVEPLPPRPSPDQSSSSSQTAASYIIRNPQPRHSSQSQPVRGRDEEQDDIVSADVEEVEVVEGVAGEEDHHDDQEEQGEENPETEGQHDEHDEDGSDMELDLLAAAETESDSESNHSNQDNASGRRSVVTAATAGSEAGSRVSLAFPIFGASSVPAFFSEDDSQSNDSSDSDSSSSQSDDVDQETFLLDEPLERTTSSSHANSAAQAPRSMQWAVRNTPSQRASGSAPSNSSTPSASSTGLIYIDPTNLRRSSAISSSAAAAAAALEASNSSSYLTSASSLARAYSIVIRQISDLMSLIPKYNHLVYSQYPAAVKLTYHDAVNLQNYVEEKLIPTWNWMVSIMDSTEAQLRYGSALSSAGDPGHPSHPLHASQHSARRERINAREEASLRTLEGRRRAATLLTARQGMMSARGDFLNYALSLMRSHNDEHSDVLPVLDVCSLKHVAYVFQALIYWIKAMNQQTTLDTPQMDRKRNREILELGLDNEDSEHENDEDTNQSSTLQDKDEDPVPAETGQNHPFFRRSDSMTFLGCIPPNPFDVPLPEAIPLADQPHLLQPNARKEDLFGRPSQGLYSSSFMANKGLAEASVDRNCLEVNMGSSLPSPSQILPTKMSYSANLKNVMSMESGQRNTGTQSIADHEMDTSKPGPSPQDLAAQLKSSLLAEIGLTESDGPPLPSFRPHCSFMGMMISHDMLLGRWRLSLELFGRVFMEDVGAEPGSILTELGGFEVKESKFRREMEKLRNLQSRDLALEVDRDRDQLIQQTMRQLNAHFGRRCTTTPMAVHRVKVTFKDEPGEGSGVARSFYTAIALALLSNDKLPNLDCVQSVSKGMQASSTCHHDYNSNLMQRLRNRDRERERRSGGLRAGSRRDRDRDSRRQLSIDTRPFRPSSEGNPSDEPDPLPAHRQALGERLYPRVHAMQPAFASKITGMLLELSPAQLLLLLASEDSLRARVEEAMELLIAHGRENGADSILDLGLLEAPEKAQQQENRKRHGSTRSVVDMELDDPDDGEDNAPLFYQPGKRGFYSPRPGKNTEARLNCFRNIGRILGLCLLQNELCPITLNRHVIKVLLGRKVNWHDFAFFDPVMYESLRQLIRHSQAGEADAVFAAMDLAFAIDLCKEEGAGQVELLSGGVNMPVTPLNVYEYVRKYAEHRMLVVAEQPLHAMRKGLLDVLPKNALEDLTAEDFRLLVNGCGEVNVQMLISFTSFNDESGENADKLLQFKRWFWSIVEKMSMTERQDLVYFWTSSPSLPASEEGFQPMPSITIRPPDDQHLPTANTCISRLYVPLYSSKQILKQKLLLAIKTKNFGFV, from the exons gCTCCGCGAAGTCTCAGAAAAACTCAACAAATACAGCTACAACAG CCACCCTCACCTCGGTCTGCTGGAGCAGGCCACCCTAAAACAATGTGTGGTCGGTCCCAACCACGCTGGATTTCTGCTGGAG gacGGACGGGTGTGTAGGATCAGCTTTGCTGTCCAGCCCGATCGCCTGGAGCTCAGCAAACCGGATGGCAGCGATGG TTCAAAGTTGAGCAGTGGTTCAGGGACAGGAAGGAGCTCCAGGCCAGGCAGGACTAGTGATCCGCCCTGGTTCCTGTCTGGCTCTGACACACTTGGCAGACTGGCAGGCAACACCCTTGG GAGTCGTTGGAGCTCGGGCGTGAATGGAGGTAACGGAGGAGGCGGAAGTGGCGGCGGAGCCGGGGGAGGCGGcgcaggagggggcagcagcggAGGAAGCGGAAGCGggagcggcggtggcggcggaggGACGTCCGGGAGGTCGTCCACAGCGGCTCGGGATTCTCGTCGGCAGACCAGGGTGATCCGCACGGGCAGGGACCGCGGCTCAGGCCTTCTTGGTAGCCAGCCTCAGCCGGTTATTCCGGCTTCTGTCATCCCAGAGGAGCTCATCACTCAG GCTCAGGTTGTCCTACAGGGAAAGTCCAGGAGTGTCATCATCAGGGAACTCCAGCGGACCAACCTGGACGTCAACCTTGCTGTCAACAACTTGCTGAGTCGGGACGATGAAGATGGAGACGACGGAGACGACACGGCCAGCGAGTCCTACCTCCCTGGAG CAGAAGACCTGATGTCGCTGCTGGACGCAGACATTCACTCGGCTCATCCTAGTGTGATCATTGATGCCGACGCCATGTTCTCTGAGGACATCAGTTACTTTGGATACCCGTCTTTTAGACGCTCCTCGCTGTCTCGCCTGGGACCCTCCAGAG TTCTCCTTCTTCCTTTAGAGCGCGACTCAGAGCTGTTGCGTGAGCGCGAGTCTGTGTTGAGGTTGCGTGAGCGGCGATGGCTGGATGGAGCCTCGTTCGACACGGAACGAGGCTCCACCAGCCGTGAAGGTGAGGCCAACTTGGACAAGAAGAGCATTCCTGTCCAAAGCCCAGTCTCTTTGGGAGAGGAGCTCCAGTGGTGGCCAGACAAG GACGGTGTGAAGTTTGTAAGCATTGGAGCCATGTTTTCAGAACTGGTGGCTGTCAGCTCCAAAGGGGAACTGTATCAGTGGAAGTGGACTGAGCCGGAACCATTTAGAAATGCACAG AATCCTTCCATTCATCACCCACGTGTGTCATTCCTGGGCTTGGCCAATGAGAAGATCACCTTATTGTCTGCCAACAGTATCAGAGCGACTGTAGCTACAGAGACCAACAAG GTGGCAACGTGGGTGGATGAAACACTGAGCTCCATGGCCTCCAAGTTGGAACACAGTGCTCAGGCTTTCCCCGAGCTACAAGGGGAACGTATGGTGTCCCTGAACTGCTGTGCACTCTACACATGTGCACAGCTGGAGAATGGCCTCTACTGGTG GGGTGTTGTGCCTTTTAGTCAACGGAAGAAGATGCTTGAAAAGGCCAGAGCAAAGAACAAAAAGCCAAAGTCTAGTGCTGGCATGTCCTCGATCCCCAACATCACCGTGggaacacag gtgtgtttgaggaATAATCCCCTTTATCATGCCGGTGCAGTGGCCTTCTCCGTCAGTGCTGGCATTCCTAAAGTCGGTGTGCTTTTGGAGTCTGTCTGGAACATGAATGACAGTTGCAGGTTCCAGCTTCGCTCACCAGAAAGCCTCAAGACTATGGAGAAGACCGCCAAGACCCAGGAAATCAA GACAGAAAGCAAGCCAGAGCTGGTAAAGACCGAGATgggtcctcctccttccccagcATCCACCTGCAGTGATACCTCGTCCATTGCTAGTAGTGCCTCACTGCCCTACA AACGAAGGCGTTCTACTCCTGCtcctaaagaagaagaaaaggtgaACGAGGAGCAGTGGCCTCTCAGGGAGGTGGTGTTTGTTGAGGATGTTAAAAATGTCCCTGTAGGAAAG GTCCTTAAAGTGGATGGTGCCTATGTTGCTGTAAAGTTTCCAGGCACATCGAGCAGCGTGAGCAACCAGAGcagtgctgctccagctgattCAGACCCGTCATCGCTGCTACAGGATTGTAGACTCCTTAGAATAGATGAGCTGCAG GTAGTAAAAACTGGTGGAACTCCAAAAGTTCCAGATTGTTTCCAGCGCACACCCAAAAAACTGTGTATCCCAGAGAAAGCTGAGATTTTGGCTGTGAACGTTGACTCCAAAG GAGTTCATGCAGTGTTGAAAACTGGTAACTGGGTACGGTACTGTATCTTTGACCTGGCCACAGGCAAAGCTGAACAGGAGAATAATTTTCCTACTAGCAACCTAGCCTTCTTGGGGCAGAGTGAGCGTAACGTTGCTATTTTTACAGCTGGGCAG GAATCTCCAATTATCCTCAGAGATGGAAATGGCACAATCTATCCCATGGTCAAAGACTGTGTGGGTGGGATTCGGGATCCTGACTGGTTGGACCTGCCACCCATAAACAGCCTGGGGATGGGTGTTCACTCTTTGGCCAATCTCCCGTCCAACTCCACAATTAAGAAGAAGgctgctattattattatggctGTGGAG AAACAGACACTCATGCAGCACGTGTTGCGTTGTGATTACGAAGCATGTCGACAGTACCTGGTCAACCTCGAGCAGGCTTTCATGTTGGATCAGGGCAGCCAGGCCCTTGGAGCTCTTCTAGATCATCGCTGTGATGGAAATCGCAACATCCTCCATGctgctgtctctgtctgctTCCCTGTTAGTAACAAAGAGaccaaagaggaggaag AAGCTGAGAGGTCTGAGAGAAACACATTTGCAGAGCGCCTGTCGGCTGTGGAGGCCATAGCCAATGCTATTTCTGTGGTTTCAAGCAACAGTTCTGGGAATAGGACTGGCTCCTCCAGTAGCAGAGG CCTCCGCCTCAGGGAGATGATGCGGAGGTCTCTGAGAGCAGCAGGTGTTGGCCGTCATGAGTCTGGCCCATCGTCTAGTGACCACCAGGATCCCGTATCACCACCAATTGCCCCGCCAAGTTGGGTTCCTGATCCTCCACCCATGGACCCTG ATGGCGACATCGATTTCATTTTAGCCCCTGCTGTAGGGTCACTCACCACTGCTTCCACTGGAACCAGCCAGGGCCCCAGCACCTCAACAATACCAG GACCCTCAAATGAGTCTCCTGTGGTTGAATCTAAAGACAGGAAAGCCAATGCCCACCTCATCCTAAAGCTGATGTGTGACAGCGTTGTTCTGAGGCCGCATTTAAGGGAGCTCCTTTCTGCTAA GGATGCACGTGGAATGACCCCTTTCATGCTTGCCGTTAGTGGGAGGGCGTACCCAGCAGCCATCACAGTACTGGAGGCGGCTCAGAAAATGGCCAAGG TGGGTGACCCAGGCATCACAGAAAAGGAAGATGCTGACTCGGTGTTCATGGAAATGATTTGCCCTTCTGGGACCAATCCAGATGATTCCCCTCTGTACGTTCTCTGCTGCAACGATACCTGCAGCTTCACTTGGACTGGAGCTGAGCACATTAACCAG GACATCTTTGAGTGTCGAACGTGTGGACTGCTCGagtctctctgctgctgcaccgaGTGTGCAAGAGTGTGTCACAAAGGACACGACTGCAA GCTGAAAAGAACGTCCCCCACAGCATATTGTGATTGCTGGGAAAAATGCAAGTGCAAAACTCTTATTGCTGGACAGAAGGCGGCCCGCCTGGATCTGCTGTACAGGTTACTCACCACCACGAACCTGGTCACCACGCCAAACAGTCG GGGAGAGCATATTTTACTGTTCCTGGTACAGACTGTTGCCAGGCAGAGTGTGGAACACTGTCAGTACAGACCACCACGCAtcagagaggacaggaaccgCAAAGCCACGAATGCTGAAG ACTCTGATATGCCAGATCATGATCTGGAACCGCCTCGATTTGCGCAGCTGGCATTGGAAAGAGTTCTACAGGACTGGAATGCTCTTAAGTCCATGATCATGTTTGGCTCAGAGGAGAATAAAGACCC TCTTAGTGCCAGCAGCAGAATCGCCCATCTCCTTTCTGAAGAACAAGTCTACTTGAATCAGCAAAGTGGCACCATTCGCCTTGACTGTTTCACCCATTGCCTCATTGTCAAGTGTGCTCCTGACATCACT TTCATAGATACTTTACTGAGTACGCTAGTGAGGGAACTACAGAACAAGTACACTCCTGGACGAAGAGAGGAGGCAGTGAATGTCACCAGGAGGTTCCTGCGCTCTGTCGCCAGGGTGTTTGTGATCCTAAGTGTGGAGATGGCCTCATCCAAGAAAAAGAA CAACTTTATCCCTCAGCCCATCGGGAAATGTCGCAGAGTTTTCCAGGCTCTGCTGCCCTATGCCGTGGAGGAGCTGTGTAACGTAGCGGAGTCACTGATTGTTCCAGTGCGAATGGGCATAGCGAGACCTACTGCTCCGTTCACTTTGGCCAGCACCAGTATTGATGCGGTTCAGGGCAGCGAAGAGCTCTTCTCTGTTGAGCCGCTGCCCCCCAGACCCTCGCCTGACCAGTCCAGCAG CTCTAGTCAGACAGCTGCGTCTTACATCATCAGGAACCCCCAGCCTCGGCACAGCAGCCAGTCTCAGCCTGTCAGAGGGAGAGACGAGGAGCAGGATGACATCGTGTCAGCAGATGTGGAAGAG GTTGAGGTGGTTGAGGGAGTCGCAGGGGAGGAAGACCATCATGATGACCAAGAAGAACAGGGAGAGGAAAATCCAGAAACTGAAGGGCAGCATGATGAACATGACGAGGACG GAAGCGACATGGAGCTCGATCTGCTGGCTGCCGCTGAAACAGAGAGCGACAGTGAAAGCAACCACAGCAATCAGGACAATGCCAGCGGCCGCAGGAGTGTTGTCACGGCAGCAACTGCGGGTTCTGAAGCAG GCAGTAGGGTGTCCTTGgcatttcctatttttg GTGCGAGTAGTGTCCCTGCCTTCTTTTCAGAGGATGACTCTCAGTCCAATGACTCGAGTgactcagacagcagcagcagtcagagtGATGATGTGGACCAGGAAACGTTCCTTTTGGATGAGCCTTTGGAAAGGACAACCAGTTCTTCCCACGCCAACAGTGCTGCCCAAGCTCCCCGTTCCATGCAGTGGGCTGTGAGGAACACCCCCAGCCAGAGAGCCTCTGGAAGTGCTCCATCCAACTCCTCAACACCATCTG CAAGTTCCACGGGTCTGATATATATCGACCCTACCAACCTACGGCGTTCAAGTGCCATCAGCTccagcgctgcagctgcagcggcagctCTGGAAGCTAGTAATTCTAGCAGCTATTTAACATCTGCCAGCAGCCTGGCCCGGGCTTACAGCATTGTCATCAGGCAAATCTCAGACCTCATGAGTCTGATTCCCAAGTATAACCATCTGGTCTACTCCCAATACCCCGCAGCTGTAAAACTCACCTATCACGATGCAGTCAACCTGCAG AATTATGTTGAAGAAAAGCTGATTCCCACCTGGAACTGGATGGTGTCCATTATGGATTCTACTGAGGCTCAGTTACGTTATGGCTCAGCGTTGTCATCTGCTGGAGACCCTGGCCACCCCAGTCACCCGCTCCATGCTTCACAGCACTCTGCCCGCAGGGAGCGCATCAATGCACGAGAGGAGGCCAGCCTCCGCACCCTGGAAGGTCGAAG GAGAGCAGCTACCCTACTGACAGCTCGCCAGGGCATGATGTCAGCACGGGGTGACTTCCTGAACTACGCCTTGTCACTGATGCGCTCCCATAACGATGAGCACTCTGATGTGCTTCCCGTTCTCGACGTATGCTCATTGAAACACGTGGCCTATGTTTTCCAGGCTCTTATTTATTGGATTAAGGCCATGAACCAGCAGACCACTTTAGATACCCcacagatggacagaaaaag AAATCGAGAGATTCTCGAACTTGGTTTGGACAATGAGGATTCTGAACATGAGAACGATGAGGACACTAACCAGA GTTCAACTTTGCAGGATAAGGATGAGGACCCTGTTCCCGCTGAAACGGGTCAGAATCACCCTTTCTTCCGTCGGTCTGACTCCATGACCTTCCTTGGCTGCATCCCGCCCAACCCCTTTGATGTTCCTTTGCCTGAGGCCATTCCACTGGCAGACCAGCCgcacctcctgcag CCCAATGCCAGAAAGGAGGATCTGTTTGGCCGTCCCTCCCAGGGCTTGTACTCATCCTCCTTCATGGCAAACAAAGGCCTAGCTGAGGCAAGCGTGGACAGGAACTGCCTGGAGGTAAACATGGGCTCCTCTCTACCCTCCCCCTCTCAG ATCCTGCCCACTAAGATGTCTTACTCGGCAAACTTGAAGAATGTGATGAGCATGGAATCTGGCCAGCGCAATACTGGAACCCAGTCCATTGCCGACCATGAAATGGATACTTCAAAACCAGGGCCTTCACCCCAAGACCTGGCTGCCCAGCTTAAGAGCAGCCTCCTCGCCGAGATCGGCCTCACTGAGAGCGATGGGCCTCCTCTGCCTTCATTCAG ACCCCACTGTAGTTTCATGGGGATGATGATCTCACACGACATGCTACTGGGCCGCTGGCGTCTCTCACTGGAGCTCTTTGGGCGCGTCTTCATGGAGGATGTTGGAGCTGAGCCCGGATCG ATCCTTACAGAGTTGGGTGGGTTTGAGGTAAAGGAATCCAAGTTCCGACGGGAAATGGAGAAGTTGAGGAACCTGCAATCCCGTGACCTGGCCCTGGAGGTGGATCGGGATCGAGACCAGCTAATACAGCAGACCATGCGCCAGTTGAACGCACACTTCGGCAGACGCTGCACAACCACGCCCATGGCCGTGCATCGGGTGAAGGTGACCTTCAAAGATGAGCCGGGCGAGGGCAGCGGCGTCGCCCGCAGCTTCTACACAGCCATCGCTCTGGCCCTCCTCTCCAATGACAAACTGCCCAACCTGGACTGTGTCCAGAGTGTCAGCAAGGGAATGCAGGCCAGCAGTACGTGTCATCACGATTACAATTCAA ATCTAATGCAGCGTTTGAGGAACAGAGATCGTGAAAGGGAGAGAAGAAGTGGAGGGCTTCGAGCAGGATCTCGGAGAGACCGTGACAG AGACTCAAGGAGACAGTTGTCAATCGACACGAGGCCGTTCAGGCCGTCGTCAGAGGGAAACCCCAGTGACGAGCCTGACCCGCTGCCTGCACATCGACAGGCGTTGGGTGAAAGGCTCTACCCACGTGTCCACGCAATGCAACCG GCCTTTGCCAGCAAAATCACAGGCATGTTGCTGGAGCTGTCCCCAGCCCAGTTGCTTTTGCTTCTGGCGAGTGAGGATTCTCTTAGAGCCAGAGTGGAGGAAGCCATGGAACTGCTCATCGCTCATGGAAG AGAAAATGGTGCCGACAGCATATTGGACCTTGGTCTTCTGGAAGCTCCGGAAAAAGCACAA CAGCAAGAGAACCGCAAGCGTCATGGCTCAACTCGAAGCGTAGTCGATATGGAATTAGATGACCCAGATGATGGAGAAGACAACGCTCCTCTCTTTTACCAGCCAGGCAAGCGGGGCTTCTACTCCCCTCGCCCTGGCAAGAACACAGAAGCCAGGCTTAACTGCTTCCGTAACATTGGCAG AATATTGGGGTTATGTCTACTTCAGAACGAACTCTGTCCAATCACGTTAAACAGACATGTCATCAAAGTGCTGCTTGGAAGGAAG GTAAACTGGCACGACTTTGCCTTCTTCGACCCAGTTATGTACGAGAGCTTGCGGCAGCTTATCCGCCACTCTCAGGCTGGTGAAGCAGATGCAGTATTTGCTGCGATGGATTTGGCCTTTGCCATTGACCTCTGTAAAGAGGAAGGGGCAGGACAG GTGGAGCTTCTCTCTGGTGGGGTCAACATGCCAGTAACACCTCTTAACGTGTATGAGTATGTAAGGAAGTACGCTGAGCACCGAATGCTTGTTGTTGCTGAGCAGCCTCTTCAT GCGATGAGGAAAGGTTTACTGGATGTACTCCCTAAGAACGCCCTGGAGGACTTGACCGCGGAGGACTTCAGGCTGCTGGTCAACGGCTGCGGGGAAGTCAACGTCCAGATGCTCATCAGCTTCACCTCCTTCAACGACGAGTCTG GGGAAAATGCAGACAAGCTACTGCAGTTTAAACGCTGGTTTTGGTCTATTGTGGAGAAGATGAGCATGACTGAAAGGCAAGATCTG GTGTACTTCTGGACCTCAAGCCCTTCTTTGCCAGCCAGTGAGGAGGGCTTCCAACCGATGCCCTCCATTACCATCCGGCCTCCGGACGACCAGCACCTTCCCACAGCCAATACTTGCATTTCACGTCTTTACGTGCCACTCTATTCGTCAAAGCAGATACTCAAACAAAAACTCCTGCTAGCCATTAAGACCAAGAATTTTGGTTTTGTCTAG